From a single Pseudomonas triticicola genomic region:
- a CDS encoding DUF2288 domain-containing protein, giving the protein MNQEPSTLYAKLLGETASITWKELEPFFAKGALLWVDPDLDLIAAAEAVASDEGEKVAAWLAEDKVAKLSETRALDIFERDPQLWAVVVSPWILIQERAAV; this is encoded by the coding sequence ATGAATCAAGAACCTAGCACCCTCTATGCCAAGCTGCTTGGTGAAACGGCATCTATTACCTGGAAAGAGCTGGAGCCGTTCTTCGCCAAGGGTGCCCTATTGTGGGTCGACCCTGACCTGGATTTGATCGCCGCCGCCGAGGCCGTGGCTTCGGATGAAGGCGAGAAAGTCGCGGCCTGGCTGGCCGAGGACAAGGTCGCCAAGCTGTCTGAAACGCGGGCACTGGATATTTTCGAACGTGATCCGCAGCTGTGGGCCGTGGTGGTTTCGCCGTGGATTCTGATCCAGGAAAGGGCGGCCGTTTAA
- a CDS encoding ABC transporter ATP-binding protein produces MLQFENVSTFYGKIQALHSVNVEVRQGEIVTLIGANGAGKSTLLMTLCGSPQAHSGSIRYMGEELVGQDSSQIMRKSIAVVPEGRRVFARLTVEENLSMGGFFTDKGDYQEQMDKVLGLFPRLKERFNQRGGTMSGGEQQMLAIGRALMSKPKLLLLDEPSLGLAPIIIQQIFDIIEQLRKDGVTVFLVEQNANQALKIADRAYVLENGRVVMQGTGEALLTDPKVREAYLGG; encoded by the coding sequence ATGCTGCAGTTCGAAAACGTTTCCACCTTCTACGGCAAGATCCAGGCCCTGCACAGCGTCAACGTCGAAGTCCGTCAGGGCGAAATCGTGACGCTGATCGGCGCCAACGGTGCCGGCAAATCCACGCTGCTGATGACGCTGTGCGGTTCGCCGCAGGCGCACAGCGGCAGCATCCGCTACATGGGTGAGGAACTGGTCGGCCAGGACTCGTCGCAGATCATGCGCAAGAGCATCGCCGTGGTCCCGGAAGGGCGTCGGGTGTTTGCCCGTCTGACCGTGGAAGAAAACCTGTCGATGGGCGGATTTTTCACCGACAAGGGCGACTATCAGGAACAGATGGACAAGGTTCTCGGACTTTTCCCACGCCTGAAAGAGCGCTTCAACCAGCGCGGCGGCACCATGTCCGGCGGTGAACAGCAGATGCTCGCCATCGGCCGCGCGCTGATGAGCAAGCCCAAGCTACTGCTGCTCGACGAGCCGTCGCTGGGTCTGGCGCCGATCATCATCCAGCAGATCTTCGACATCATCGAACAGCTGCGCAAGGACGGTGTGACGGTGTTCCTGGTCGAGCAGAACGCCAACCAGGCGCTGAAAATTGCTGACCGCGCCTACGTTCTGGAGAACGGCCGCGTGGTCATGCAAGGCACCGGTGAAGCGCTGCTGACCGATCCGAAAGTACGCGAGGCGTACCTCGGCGGTTGA
- the livG gene encoding high-affinity branched-chain amino acid ABC transporter ATP-binding protein LivG produces the protein MSREILKVENLSMRFGGLLAVNGVALTVKEKQVVALIGPNGAGKTTVFNCLTGFYQPTGGSILLDGEPIQGLPGHKIALKGVVRTFQNVRLFKDMTAVENLLIAQHRHLNTNFLSGLFKTPAFRKSEREAMEFAEYWLEKVNLKEFANRTAGTLAYGQQRRLEIARCMMTRPRILMLDEPAAGLNPKETEDLKALIGVLREEHNVTVLLIEHDMKLVMSISDHIVVINQGTPLADGTPEQIRDNPEVIKAYLGEA, from the coding sequence ATGAGCCGCGAGATCCTTAAAGTCGAAAATCTGAGCATGCGCTTCGGCGGCTTGCTCGCGGTCAACGGCGTGGCGCTGACCGTGAAGGAAAAGCAGGTGGTTGCACTGATCGGCCCGAACGGCGCCGGCAAGACCACCGTGTTCAACTGCCTGACCGGCTTCTATCAGCCTACCGGCGGCAGCATCCTGCTCGACGGCGAGCCGATCCAGGGCCTGCCGGGCCACAAGATCGCCCTCAAAGGCGTGGTGCGGACGTTCCAGAACGTGCGTTTGTTCAAGGACATGACTGCGGTCGAGAACCTGTTGATCGCCCAGCACCGTCACTTGAACACCAACTTCCTGTCCGGCCTGTTCAAGACCCCGGCGTTCCGCAAAAGCGAGCGCGAGGCCATGGAATTTGCCGAGTACTGGCTGGAAAAGGTCAACCTTAAAGAGTTCGCCAACCGCACCGCCGGCACCCTCGCCTACGGCCAGCAACGGCGTCTGGAAATCGCCCGCTGCATGATGACCCGCCCACGGATTCTCATGCTCGACGAACCGGCCGCCGGCCTGAACCCGAAGGAAACCGAAGACCTCAAGGCGCTGATCGGTGTGTTGCGCGAAGAGCACAACGTCACCGTGCTGCTGATCGAACACGACATGAAACTGGTCATGAGCATTTCCGACCACATCGTCGTGATCAACCAGGGCACACCGTTGGCCGACGGCACGCCGGAACAGATCCGCGACAATCCTGAAGTGATCAAAGCCTACCTGGGGGAAGCGTAA
- a CDS encoding high-affinity branched-chain amino acid ABC transporter permease LivM — protein MTRNLKQALFSALLVWAVAYPVLGLKLTIVGINLEVHNTSPAVLATIAICSVLMFLRVLFNQQISKAWRSSPGMPLIPAKASNFLTLPTTQRYFIIALILIALVWPFFGSRGAVDIATLILIYVMLGLGLNIVVGLAGLLDLGYVGFYAVGAYSYALLSHYYGLSFWICLPIAGLMAATFGFLLGFPVLRLRGDYLAIVTLGFGEIIRLFLRNLTDITGGPNGISNIEKPTFFGLTFERKAAEGLQTFHEYFGLQYNSINKVIFLYLVALLLALAALFVINRLLRMPIGRAWEALREDEIACRALGLNPTVIKLSAFTLGAAFAGFAGSFFAARQGLVTPESFTFIESAIILAIVVLGGMGSQLGVILAAIVMILLPEMMREFSEYRMLMFGALMVLMMIWRPQGLLPMQRPHMELRK, from the coding sequence ATGACTAGGAATCTTAAACAGGCACTGTTCAGTGCCTTGCTGGTGTGGGCGGTGGCTTACCCGGTACTCGGTCTGAAACTGACCATCGTCGGCATCAATCTGGAAGTGCACAACACCAGCCCTGCGGTACTTGCGACCATCGCGATCTGCTCGGTGCTGATGTTCCTGCGCGTGCTGTTCAACCAGCAGATCAGCAAGGCCTGGCGCTCCTCGCCGGGCATGCCGCTGATCCCGGCCAAGGCCAGCAACTTCCTGACCCTGCCGACCACCCAGCGCTATTTCATCATTGCGCTGATTCTGATCGCCCTGGTCTGGCCGTTCTTCGGCTCCCGTGGCGCGGTAGATATCGCAACGCTGATCCTGATCTACGTGATGCTTGGCCTGGGCCTGAACATCGTCGTCGGTCTGGCCGGTCTGCTTGACCTGGGCTACGTCGGTTTCTACGCCGTCGGCGCCTACAGCTACGCGCTGCTGTCGCACTACTACGGCTTGAGCTTCTGGATCTGCCTGCCGATTGCCGGCCTGATGGCGGCGACGTTCGGCTTCCTGCTGGGCTTCCCGGTGTTGCGTCTGCGTGGCGACTATCTGGCGATCGTTACCTTGGGTTTCGGCGAGATCATCCGTCTGTTCCTGCGTAACCTGACCGACATCACCGGTGGCCCGAACGGCATCAGCAACATCGAGAAACCGACGTTCTTCGGTCTGACCTTCGAGCGCAAGGCCGCCGAAGGCCTGCAGACGTTCCACGAGTATTTCGGTCTGCAATACAACTCGATCAACAAGGTGATCTTCCTTTACCTGGTTGCGCTGTTGCTCGCACTGGCCGCGCTGTTCGTGATCAACCGTCTGCTGCGCATGCCGATCGGCCGTGCGTGGGAAGCGTTGCGTGAAGACGAAATTGCCTGCCGTGCGCTGGGCCTGAACCCGACCGTGATCAAGCTCTCCGCGTTCACTCTGGGTGCTGCGTTCGCCGGTTTCGCCGGCAGCTTCTTCGCCGCGCGTCAGGGCCTGGTGACGCCCGAGTCGTTCACCTTCATCGAGTCGGCGATCATCCTCGCCATCGTCGTATTGGGTGGCATGGGCTCGCAACTGGGTGTGATTCTGGCGGCGATCGTGATGATCCTGTTGCCGGAAATGATGCGTGAGTTCAGCGAATACCGCATGTTGATGTTCGGTGCGCTGATGGTGCTGATGATGATCTGGCGTCCACAAGGTCTGCTGCCGATGCAACGCCCACACATGGAGTTGCGCAAATGA
- a CDS encoding BufA1 family periplasmic bufferin-type metallophore, with protein sequence MTATTRTLSATALVLALGSALSIATVSTAQAADANMEKCFGVAMKGKNDCAAGAGTTCAGTAKMDYQANAWKLVPKGTCATTESKTSPTGFGQLEAFKAKS encoded by the coding sequence ATGACTGCGACTACCCGTACCCTGTCCGCCACCGCCCTGGTTCTGGCCCTCGGTTCCGCTCTGAGCATCGCCACTGTCTCCACCGCCCAGGCCGCCGATGCCAACATGGAAAAATGCTTCGGCGTGGCCATGAAGGGCAAGAACGATTGCGCCGCAGGTGCCGGGACTACCTGCGCCGGCACGGCGAAAATGGACTATCAGGCCAACGCCTGGAAGCTCGTTCCGAAAGGCACCTGCGCCACCACCGAAAGCAAAACCTCGCCGACCGGTTTCGGTCAGCTCGAAGCCTTCAAAGCCAAGTCCTGA
- a CDS encoding putative bifunctional diguanylate cyclase/phosphodiesterase — MEWLGLQFVAELPASGQILLDCSHNPLLVMVAYLVACAASFATLDMAERLVHAEDPGSRRIWRWIGATCLAGGIWAMHFIGMLAFQTPINIQYDLGITLLSLLIALLASWLAMHTLSEVQPSALHCLKTACVIGLGIAGMHYVGMAAMKSSATAYYQPGLFALSVLIAIGASFAALWVARYLSEGSGVAHQLLKYSAALILGAGIISMHFTGMAALDLVLPEGALAASGSETSHLQLGLTVALIILLILGSAISAALADKKLQNKENDLRRLNALLSQLDQARMSLQQAANYDALTNLINRRGFNQMFAEKLSQKTSEGGMLAVMFLDIDHFKRINDSLGHDAGDALLKVIAQHIKSSVRSHEDVVARFGGDEFCILISLRDREEARGMAQRIMHKMKEPIELAGRRMVMTTSIGISLFPEDGITCEELLKHADLALYQSKGAGRNGLHFFNSSLKTRASFELQLEEELRSALRQDHALMLYYQPIFEVKTGRVTKLEALIRWQHPVHGLLTPDRFIGIAENNGLIAELDNWVLRRACKDLGELSRHGCAELKIAWNCSPLNLAREELAEEIEHALHTAGVAPERLELEVTENALMGNIANTLVLLRQIRALGVSLSIDDFGTGYSSLAYLKRLPLNTLKIDRSFILDIPTATADMEIVQAIIVMAHTLHLQVVTEGVESLEQYEFLERSGCDFIQGYLLSRPVPLDELRAVLDEINQRKPVLGVNPLSLARDTFAPASLDPSLKSLAPHAGASIVRPIR; from the coding sequence ATGGAGTGGCTTGGTTTGCAGTTTGTTGCCGAGCTGCCGGCGAGCGGGCAGATTCTCCTCGATTGCAGCCACAACCCTTTGCTGGTGATGGTGGCCTATCTGGTCGCCTGCGCGGCGAGTTTCGCCACCCTGGACATGGCAGAGCGCCTGGTGCATGCCGAAGACCCGGGGTCGCGGCGAATCTGGCGCTGGATCGGCGCGACCTGCCTGGCCGGCGGCATCTGGGCCATGCACTTCATCGGCATGCTGGCTTTCCAGACACCCATCAATATTCAGTACGACCTCGGCATCACCCTCTTGTCGTTGCTGATCGCCCTGCTCGCCTCGTGGCTGGCCATGCATACCCTCAGTGAGGTGCAGCCGAGCGCGTTGCATTGCCTGAAGACCGCGTGTGTCATCGGTTTGGGCATCGCTGGCATGCATTACGTCGGCATGGCCGCGATGAAGTCGAGCGCCACCGCCTACTACCAGCCGGGGCTGTTCGCGCTGTCGGTGCTGATTGCCATCGGCGCCAGTTTCGCCGCGCTTTGGGTAGCCCGCTATTTGAGCGAAGGCAGCGGCGTGGCACATCAGTTGCTCAAGTACAGCGCGGCGCTGATTCTCGGCGCCGGCATCATCAGCATGCACTTCACCGGCATGGCTGCGCTGGATCTGGTGCTTCCCGAAGGCGCTCTGGCAGCGAGCGGCAGCGAAACCAGTCATCTGCAACTGGGCCTGACCGTAGCGCTGATCATTCTGCTGATCCTCGGCAGTGCGATCAGCGCCGCCCTCGCCGACAAAAAGCTGCAGAACAAGGAAAACGACCTGCGCCGGCTCAACGCCCTGCTCAGCCAACTTGATCAGGCGCGCATGTCTTTGCAGCAAGCGGCCAATTACGACGCGCTGACCAATCTGATCAACCGCCGTGGTTTCAATCAGATGTTCGCCGAAAAACTCAGCCAGAAAACCAGCGAGGGCGGCATGCTCGCGGTGATGTTTCTCGACATCGACCACTTCAAGCGCATCAACGACAGCCTCGGCCATGATGCCGGTGACGCGCTGCTCAAAGTCATCGCCCAGCACATCAAGAGCTCGGTACGCAGCCATGAAGACGTGGTCGCGCGATTCGGCGGCGACGAGTTCTGCATCCTCATCAGCCTGCGTGACCGCGAAGAGGCGCGTGGTATGGCGCAGCGCATCATGCACAAGATGAAAGAGCCGATCGAACTGGCCGGCCGGCGCATGGTGATGACCACCAGCATCGGCATCAGCCTGTTCCCCGAAGACGGCATCACTTGCGAAGAGCTGCTCAAACACGCCGACCTGGCCTTGTACCAATCCAAAGGCGCCGGGCGCAACGGTCTGCACTTCTTCAATTCCAGCCTGAAGACCCGCGCCAGTTTCGAGCTGCAACTGGAAGAGGAACTGCGCAGTGCGCTACGGCAAGACCACGCGCTGATGCTCTACTACCAGCCGATCTTCGAAGTGAAAACCGGACGCGTAACCAAGCTCGAAGCGCTGATTCGCTGGCAGCATCCGGTTCACGGTTTGCTTACACCGGATCGCTTCATCGGTATCGCCGAGAACAACGGTTTGATTGCCGAACTGGACAACTGGGTGCTGCGCCGCGCCTGCAAGGATCTCGGCGAGCTGTCGCGGCATGGTTGTGCAGAATTGAAAATCGCCTGGAACTGCTCGCCGCTGAATCTGGCGCGCGAAGAGCTGGCCGAGGAGATCGAGCACGCCTTGCACACAGCAGGCGTGGCCCCGGAACGCCTGGAACTGGAGGTCACCGAAAACGCCTTGATGGGCAACATCGCCAACACTCTGGTGCTGTTGCGGCAGATCCGCGCCCTCGGTGTGTCGCTGTCGATCGATGATTTCGGCACCGGCTATTCGTCGCTGGCCTACCTCAAGCGCCTGCCGCTCAACACTCTGAAGATCGACCGCTCGTTCATCCTCGACATCCCTACCGCCACTGCGGATATGGAGATCGTGCAGGCGATCATCGTCATGGCCCACACCCTGCATCTGCAAGTGGTCACCGAGGGCGTCGAGAGCCTGGAGCAATACGAGTTTCTCGAGCGTTCGGGCTGCGACTTCATTCAGGGTTATCTGCTCAGCCGCCCGGTGCCGCTGGACGAATTGCGCGCGGTGCTCGATGAAATCAACCAGCGCAAACCCGTCCTCGGGGTCAATCCGTTGAGTCTGGCGCGCGATACATTTGCACCAGCGTCGCTGGATCCTTCGCTAAAAAGCCTTGCGCCCCATGCAGGCGCATCAATTGTGCGGCCAATCCGCTGA
- a CDS encoding NAD(P)-dependent oxidoreductase — MMSTLPSLGFAGIGLMGLPMCRRLLAAGYPLTVWNRNPDKCAPLVAAGARQVSSPAELCAHAAIVMLCLADTAVVREVVFGVGGIAEGAKNGQLLVDFSSLEPTATREMAAALAEKTGMGWLDSPVSGGVVGAEAGSLAIMVGGAAADLQRVRPVLLSLGQRVTHMGGVGAGQVTKACNQMIVACNALVIAEVVALAEQAGVDARLIAEALAGGFADSKPLQILAPQMAESRFEPIKWHVRTLLKDLDTAVKFSREQGSATPISGLAAQLMRLHGAQGFLAKDPATLVQMYRAPDSTD; from the coding sequence ATGATGTCAACGCTACCTTCGTTGGGGTTTGCCGGAATCGGCCTGATGGGCCTGCCCATGTGCCGGCGTCTGCTGGCGGCGGGTTACCCGTTGACGGTGTGGAACCGCAACCCGGACAAGTGTGCACCGCTGGTTGCGGCCGGCGCCCGCCAGGTATCGAGCCCGGCCGAACTGTGCGCGCACGCCGCCATCGTCATGCTGTGTCTGGCCGATACCGCTGTGGTTCGCGAAGTGGTGTTTGGCGTTGGTGGCATCGCCGAAGGTGCGAAAAACGGCCAGCTGTTGGTGGATTTCTCCAGTCTTGAACCGACCGCGACTCGCGAAATGGCCGCAGCGCTGGCCGAGAAAACCGGCATGGGCTGGCTTGACTCCCCGGTGTCCGGCGGCGTGGTCGGCGCCGAGGCTGGCAGTCTGGCGATCATGGTCGGTGGTGCAGCGGCAGATCTTCAGCGCGTGCGCCCGGTGCTACTCAGCCTCGGTCAGCGCGTCACACATATGGGCGGCGTCGGTGCCGGCCAGGTCACCAAGGCGTGCAACCAGATGATTGTCGCCTGCAATGCGCTGGTGATTGCCGAAGTGGTGGCGTTGGCCGAGCAGGCCGGGGTCGATGCCCGTCTGATCGCCGAGGCTTTGGCCGGTGGTTTTGCCGATTCCAAGCCGTTGCAGATCCTTGCCCCGCAAATGGCCGAGAGCCGTTTCGAACCGATCAAGTGGCACGTGCGCACGCTGCTCAAGGATCTCGACACGGCGGTGAAATTTTCCCGCGAGCAGGGCTCGGCGACGCCAATCAGCGGATTGGCCGCACAATTGATGCGCCTGCATGGGGCGCAAGGCTTTTTAGCGAAGGATCCAGCGACGCTGGTGCAAATGTATCGCGCGCCAGACTCAACGGATTGA
- the livH gene encoding high-affinity branched-chain amino acid ABC transporter permease LivH produces the protein MPDLYHFFQQLVNGLNVGSMYALIAIGYTMVYGIIGMINFAHGEVYMIGSYVAFIAIAGLTMMGLDSVPLLMTAAFIASIVVTSSYGYSIERIAYRPLRGSNRLIPLISAIGMSIFLQNTVLLAQDSKDKAIPNLIPGNFAFGPGGAQEVLISYMQIVVFVVTLIAMLGLTLFISRSRLGRACRACAEDIKMANLLGINTNNIIALTFVIGAALAAVAAVLLSMQYGVINPNAGFLVGLKAFTAAVLGGIGSIPGAMLGGLVLGVAEAFGADIFGDQYKDVVAFGLLVLVLLFRPTGILGRPEVEKV, from the coding sequence ATGCCTGACCTCTATCACTTCTTCCAACAGCTGGTTAACGGCCTCAACGTTGGCAGCATGTATGCCCTGATCGCCATCGGCTACACGATGGTCTACGGCATCATTGGAATGATCAACTTCGCCCACGGCGAGGTGTACATGATCGGTTCCTACGTGGCCTTCATCGCCATCGCCGGGCTGACCATGATGGGACTCGACAGTGTCCCGCTGTTGATGACCGCGGCGTTCATCGCCAGCATCGTCGTCACCAGTTCCTACGGTTACAGCATCGAACGGATCGCCTACCGCCCCCTGCGCGGCAGCAACCGTCTGATCCCGCTGATTTCTGCCATCGGTATGTCGATCTTCCTGCAGAACACCGTTCTGCTGGCGCAAGACTCCAAGGACAAAGCTATCCCCAACCTGATCCCGGGCAACTTCGCCTTCGGTCCGGGCGGCGCACAAGAAGTGCTGATTTCCTACATGCAGATCGTGGTGTTCGTGGTGACCCTGATCGCCATGCTCGGCCTGACCCTGTTCATCTCCCGTTCCCGCCTGGGCCGCGCCTGCCGCGCCTGTGCCGAGGACATCAAGATGGCCAACCTGCTCGGCATCAACACCAACAACATCATCGCCCTGACCTTCGTCATCGGTGCTGCGCTGGCAGCTGTTGCAGCAGTGCTGCTGAGCATGCAATACGGCGTGATCAACCCCAACGCCGGTTTCCTCGTCGGCCTCAAGGCCTTCACCGCTGCGGTACTGGGCGGCATCGGCAGCATCCCCGGGGCCATGCTCGGCGGCCTGGTGCTCGGTGTAGCGGAAGCGTTCGGTGCCGATATCTTCGGCGACCAGTACAAGGACGTCGTTGCGTTCGGCCTGCTGGTTCTGGTGCTGTTGTTCCGTCCGACCGGCATTCTGGGCCGTCCGGAGGTTGAGAAAGTATGA
- a CDS encoding YkgJ family cysteine cluster protein translates to MSEASPCLNCGACCAHFRVSFFWGECSSSGGTVPDELVAQITPSRVAMIGTDRKPTRCTSLAGEVGSAVACTIYDKRSSTCREFEASWENGEHNPDCDKARAAHGLPPLPPHWNDLPLERIA, encoded by the coding sequence ATGTCCGAAGCCAGTCCGTGTCTGAATTGCGGTGCCTGCTGTGCCCATTTTCGCGTGTCTTTTTTCTGGGGTGAGTGCTCATCCTCTGGCGGGACGGTGCCCGATGAACTGGTCGCGCAGATCACTCCGAGCCGGGTAGCGATGATCGGCACCGATCGCAAGCCCACGCGTTGCACGTCTCTGGCGGGTGAGGTCGGCAGCGCTGTGGCCTGCACGATCTACGACAAGCGCTCGAGCACCTGCCGCGAGTTCGAGGCGTCATGGGAGAACGGCGAGCACAATCCCGACTGCGACAAGGCCCGCGCCGCCCACGGCTTGCCACCCTTGCCGCCACACTGGAACGACCTGCCGCTGGAGCGCATTGCCTGA
- a CDS encoding spinster family MFS transporter, with translation MQNSTQAANAWRILFLLFLANLFNFFDRTIPAIIIEPIRMEWHLSDFQLGIIGTAFTIVYAIAGLPLGRMADTGSRSKLMGWGLATWSALTAVNGMVGSFWSFLIVRMGIGIGEASYAPAANSLIGDLFPAHRRARAMGIFMLGLPLGLLLAFFTIGAMVKAFDSWRAPFFIAAVPGLILAVFMFFIKEPKRGAAETVQVSQEKVDKPIRRVLAVPTFLWLVMAGLCFNFATYACNSFLVPMLQRYFLMPLQEAAVATGLIVGVTGLVGLTLGGWIADKIHQRFASGRLLFAAFSLIISTLCTAWALHAGRIEIGVFVAVFSVGWLFAYNFYTCVYTAIQDVVEPRLRATAMALFFAGLYLLGGGLGPVVVGGLSDHFAHTAMLAAGAEQMTEAFKAVGLHDAMYLIPVALFLTMVFLFLASRCFVRDAQRMKEGLVAVVEPEISAATA, from the coding sequence ATGCAGAACTCGACCCAAGCGGCGAATGCCTGGCGCATTCTGTTCCTGCTGTTCCTCGCCAACCTGTTCAATTTCTTCGACCGCACCATCCCGGCGATCATCATCGAACCGATCCGCATGGAATGGCACCTCAGCGACTTTCAGCTGGGCATCATCGGCACTGCGTTCACCATCGTTTACGCGATTGCCGGCCTGCCACTCGGACGCATGGCCGACACCGGTTCACGCAGCAAACTGATGGGCTGGGGCCTGGCGACCTGGAGTGCGCTGACTGCGGTCAACGGTATGGTCGGCAGTTTCTGGAGTTTCCTCATCGTGCGCATGGGCATCGGCATCGGCGAAGCCAGTTATGCACCAGCGGCCAACTCGCTGATCGGCGATCTGTTTCCGGCGCACCGCCGGGCGCGGGCGATGGGTATTTTCATGCTTGGCCTGCCGCTGGGGCTGCTGCTGGCGTTCTTCACCATCGGCGCGATGGTCAAGGCGTTCGACAGCTGGCGCGCGCCGTTCTTCATCGCTGCCGTGCCGGGGCTGATCCTCGCGGTGTTCATGTTCTTCATCAAAGAGCCGAAACGCGGCGCAGCTGAAACCGTGCAGGTCTCGCAAGAGAAAGTCGATAAACCGATCCGCCGCGTCCTCGCCGTTCCGACCTTCCTGTGGCTGGTGATGGCCGGGCTGTGCTTCAACTTCGCGACCTATGCCTGCAACTCATTCCTGGTGCCGATGCTGCAGCGCTATTTCCTTATGCCGTTGCAGGAGGCGGCGGTGGCAACCGGGTTGATCGTTGGCGTGACGGGATTGGTCGGGCTGACCCTTGGCGGCTGGATCGCCGACAAGATCCACCAGCGCTTCGCCAGTGGGCGGCTGTTGTTTGCCGCGTTCAGTCTGATCATTTCGACCCTGTGTACGGCGTGGGCGCTGCATGCCGGGCGCATCGAGATCGGTGTGTTCGTCGCGGTGTTCAGTGTCGGCTGGCTATTCGCCTACAACTTCTATACCTGCGTGTACACGGCGATTCAGGACGTCGTCGAACCGCGCCTGCGGGCGACGGCGATGGCGTTGTTCTTCGCCGGTCTGTATCTGCTCGGTGGCGGGTTGGGTCCGGTGGTCGTGGGTGGGCTGTCGGATCACTTCGCGCACACGGCGATGCTGGCCGCAGGGGCTGAGCAGATGACCGAAGCGTTCAAGGCTGTCGGCCTGCATGACGCGATGTACCTGATCCCGGTGGCGCTGTTCCTGACCATGGTCTTTCTGTTTCTGGCATCGCGGTGTTTTGTCCGGGATGCGCAGCGGATGAAGGAGGGGTTGGTGGCGGTGGTTGAGCCAGAAATTTCTGCGGCGACTGCCTGA
- a CDS encoding branched-chain amino acid ABC transporter substrate-binding protein: protein MTKATKQISKLFAAMVLAGVASHSFAADTIKIGIAGPKTGPVAQYGDMQFSGAKMAIEQINAKGGVDGKKLEAVEYDDACDPKQAVAVANKVVNDGVKFVVGHLCSSSTQPASDIYEDEGVIMITPAATSPDITARGYKMIFRTIGLDSAQGPAAGNYIADHVKPKVVGVLHDKQQYGEGIATAVKSTLEKKGTKVAVFEGVNAGDKDFSAIIAKLKQAGVDFVYYGGYHPELGLILRQAQEKGLKARFMGPEGVGNDSITQIAKDASEGLLVTLPKSFDQDPANVALADAFKAKKEDPSGPFVFPSYSAVTVIAEGIKAAKSEDATEVAEAIHAGSFKTPTGDLSFDDKGDLKDFKFVVYEWHNGKPKTEVSPQ from the coding sequence ATGACTAAGGCTACTAAGCAGATTTCCAAACTGTTTGCCGCTATGGTTCTGGCCGGGGTTGCCAGCCATTCGTTCGCAGCTGACACCATCAAAATCGGTATCGCCGGTCCTAAAACCGGTCCAGTAGCCCAGTACGGCGACATGCAGTTCAGTGGCGCGAAAATGGCCATCGAGCAGATCAACGCCAAGGGCGGCGTCGACGGCAAGAAACTCGAAGCCGTTGAATACGACGATGCCTGCGATCCGAAACAAGCGGTAGCGGTAGCGAACAAGGTCGTCAACGACGGCGTCAAGTTCGTGGTCGGTCACCTGTGCTCCAGCTCCACCCAGCCTGCTTCGGACATCTACGAAGACGAAGGCGTGATCATGATCACCCCGGCTGCCACCAGCCCGGACATCACCGCCCGTGGCTACAAAATGATCTTCCGCACCATCGGTCTCGACAGCGCCCAGGGCCCTGCCGCCGGCAACTACATCGCCGATCACGTGAAACCGAAAGTGGTTGGCGTGCTGCACGACAAACAGCAGTACGGTGAAGGCATCGCCACCGCGGTGAAATCGACCCTTGAGAAGAAAGGCACCAAGGTTGCCGTCTTCGAAGGCGTCAACGCTGGCGACAAAGACTTCTCCGCCATCATCGCCAAGCTCAAGCAAGCCGGCGTCGACTTCGTCTACTACGGTGGCTACCACCCGGAGCTGGGTCTGATTCTGCGTCAGGCTCAGGAAAAAGGCCTGAAAGCCCGCTTCATGGGTCCGGAAGGCGTGGGTAACGACTCGATCACCCAGATCGCCAAGGACGCGTCCGAAGGCCTGCTGGTGACCCTGCCGAAATCCTTCGACCAGGATCCGGCCAACGTTGCCCTGGCTGACGCGTTCAAAGCCAAGAAGGAAGATCCGAGCGGTCCGTTCGTGTTCCCGTCCTACTCGGCAGTGACCGTGATTGCCGAAGGCATCAAGGCGGCCAAGTCCGAAGACGCTACCGAAGTGGCTGAAGCCATCCACGCCGGTTCGTTCAAGACCCCGACCGGCGACCTGAGCTTCGACGACAAGGGCGACCTGAAGGACTTCAAATTTGTCGTGTACGAGTGGCACAACGGCAAACCTAAAACCGAAGTTTCGCCTCAGTAA